A stretch of the Streptococcus oralis genome encodes the following:
- a CDS encoding energy-coupling factor ABC transporter ATP-binding protein, whose translation MSTIELSHLTFTYPERSFSLDVEDKHFADPMVAIVGQNGAGKSTLFKLLTGLLTPQTGVIKIDGENFNDLKPVEKLLKVGITFQNPDDQLFNPTVQREVEWNVAQVIDDHDTITRRALAALKRVGLDDKTAESPYDLSLSERKLLSVATVLAVDPAIYLFDEPMMSLDWESRRKLTAIFHQLADSGHQVVTITHDMDWVAAEFESVYVMEHGKFGFAGSPRELFSNHELVQRVGLLPPRIMDIAESLGDSQTYLSVNDYCQKNRDV comes from the coding sequence ATGTCCACAATTGAACTGAGCCACCTGACGTTCACTTATCCGGAACGGTCCTTTAGCTTGGATGTTGAAGACAAACACTTCGCCGATCCGATGGTGGCGATTGTCGGCCAAAATGGTGCCGGCAAATCAACGCTCTTCAAATTGTTGACGGGTTTGCTGACACCACAAACCGGTGTGATTAAGATCGATGGAGAAAATTTTAATGATCTTAAACCAGTCGAAAAGTTACTGAAGGTTGGGATTACTTTTCAGAATCCTGACGATCAGCTTTTCAACCCGACCGTTCAACGAGAGGTGGAGTGGAATGTCGCGCAGGTCATAGATGACCACGACACGATTACGAGGCGGGCTTTAGCGGCTCTAAAAAGAGTTGGCTTGGATGATAAAACAGCTGAAAGTCCATATGACCTGTCATTGTCGGAACGCAAGCTGTTGAGCGTTGCCACAGTTTTGGCGGTGGATCCGGCGATTTATTTATTTGATGAGCCGATGATGTCGCTTGATTGGGAAAGCCGGCGCAAGTTGACCGCAATTTTCCATCAGTTGGCTGATTCGGGCCACCAAGTTGTGACCATCACCCATGACATGGATTGGGTCGCCGCCGAGTTTGAGTCAGTGTATGTTATGGAACACGGGAAGTTTGGCTTCGCCGGCAGTCCACGGGAATTGTTCAGCAATCACGAACTTGTCCAGCGAGTGGGATTACTACCACCGCGGATTATGGACATAGCGGAGTCGCTGGGTGATTCACAGACATATTTATCGGTTAATGATTATTGCCAGAAAAATCGAGATGTATAG
- a CDS encoding plasmid replication protein, with amino-acid sequence MSEDLKTIKELADELSVTKQNIQYHYQRLPKELQFKSSNGSNLINSKAEKIILGKVESSSKSNTKDQQIEKLTNLLDQ; translated from the coding sequence ATGAGTGAAGACTTAAAAACGATCAAAGAGCTGGCGGATGAGTTGAGTGTTACAAAACAAAATATTCAATATCACTACCAAAGGTTACCAAAAGAATTACAGTTTAAAAGTTCCAATGGGTCTAATCTAATAAATTCTAAAGCAGAAAAAATAATTTTAGGTAAAGTAGAAAGTAGTAGCAAATCAAATACCAAAGACCAACAAATAGAAAAACTAACTAATTTGTTAGACCAGTAA
- a CDS encoding glucuronide permease, with protein MLTSMILGILTIVLALAFSLLHLAAAFSAMKQKNYSLGNTCILVGSCLTSLALAIFYFVPVATILLWIVGSSIVCYGAYWNGQQKEKQHISHHIVRITSAIVITVLFILL; from the coding sequence ATGTTAACTTCGATGATTCTAGGAATACTAACAATTGTACTAGCTCTCGCCTTCTCATTGCTTCACCTTGCTGCTGCTTTTTCAGCCATGAAACAGAAGAACTACAGTCTGGGAAACACGTGCATCTTGGTCGGCAGTTGCCTCACATCTCTGGCTCTAGCCATCTTTTACTTCGTTCCAGTTGCAACCATTCTTCTATGGATTGTGGGTTCGAGCATCGTCTGCTATGGAGCCTACTGGAACGGCCAACAGAAAGAAAAACAACATATCTCGCACCACATCGTTCGTATAACGAGCGCTATTGTCATTACGGTATTATTCATTTTGCTCTAA
- a CDS encoding TetR/AcrR family transcriptional regulator, whose product MPKRDRRVSKTKKAIYQAFLQLLNDKGYDATTVQDIIDLADVGRSTFYCHYESKELLLDELCRYLFHHLFEREGHFTTEDYLAHIFLHFQKNQDHVTSLLFSKNDYFLRQLHKELEHHVYPMVADDLQEAYPNIPASYLQHFVVTNFIETLTWWLKKGESYTEEQVVRFYLDVIEMTSTTPLDN is encoded by the coding sequence ATGCCAAAAAGAGATCGTCGAGTCAGTAAGACTAAAAAAGCCATCTATCAAGCTTTTTTACAACTTTTAAACGACAAAGGCTATGATGCCACTACTGTCCAGGACATCATTGACCTAGCAGATGTTGGACGTTCTACTTTTTACTGTCATTACGAAAGTAAGGAACTCCTTTTAGATGAGCTCTGTCGCTACCTCTTTCACCATCTCTTTGAAAGGGAAGGACACTTTACTACCGAGGACTACCTCGCACATATCTTTTTACATTTTCAGAAAAACCAGGACCATGTCACCAGTCTCCTTTTTTCCAAAAACGACTACTTCCTCCGCCAACTACACAAGGAGCTCGAACACCACGTTTATCCCATGGTGGCGGATGACTTGCAAGAAGCCTATCCAAACATTCCGGCCTCCTACCTCCAGCATTTTGTTGTGACGAACTTTATCGAGACCCTGACTTGGTGGCTAAAAAAAGGAGAATCTTATACCGAAGAGCAAGTGGTGAGATTTTACCTTGATGTAATAGAGATGACCTCTACAACTCCACTTGATAACTAA
- a CDS encoding cation diffusion facilitator family transporter, whose protein sequence is MSSKTSIWLAFFLNLSYAIVEFIAGGIFGSSAVLADSVHDLGDAIAIGISALLETISNREEDRQYTLGYKRFSLLGAMLTAVILTIGSVLVILENITKIAHPQPVNEEGILWLGIIAVVINVLASLVVRKGKTKNESILSLHFLEDTLGWLAVILMAIILRFTDWYILDPLLSLVISIFILSKAIPRFWSALKIFLDAVPEGVETHDLEKDLEALPNVNSVNQLSIWSMDGLENNAIVHICIKDWEQMMETKEVVRQCLEERGVQNITIEVDSSQSNHAQHKRRMRELEQKHGHH, encoded by the coding sequence ATGAGTTCTAAAACATCTATCTGGCTAGCTTTTTTCTTAAATTTAAGCTATGCGATTGTTGAGTTTATCGCAGGAGGAATCTTTGGTTCGAGTGCAGTTCTTGCTGATTCTGTTCATGACCTGGGGGATGCTATAGCCATTGGTATCTCAGCCCTTTTAGAAACAATCTCAAACCGTGAAGAAGATAGACAGTACACCTTGGGTTACAAACGTTTTAGTCTTTTAGGGGCAATGCTAACGGCTGTGATTCTTACGATAGGGTCTGTCCTAGTGATCTTGGAAAATATCACAAAGATCGCTCACCCGCAACCCGTTAATGAGGAGGGCATCCTCTGGCTGGGAATCATTGCAGTAGTTATTAATGTGCTAGCAAGTCTGGTAGTTCGAAAGGGGAAAACAAAGAACGAGTCTATTTTGAGCTTGCATTTTTTGGAAGATACCCTTGGTTGGCTGGCTGTCATCCTAATGGCGATTATCCTCCGATTTACAGATTGGTATATCCTTGATCCGCTTTTATCGCTGGTTATTTCCATCTTTATTCTGTCAAAAGCCATTCCTCGCTTTTGGAGCGCACTGAAGATTTTCCTAGATGCTGTGCCAGAAGGGGTCGAGACACATGATTTGGAGAAGGATTTAGAGGCTCTACCCAATGTCAACAGTGTCAATCAACTTAGTATTTGGTCCATGGACGGTCTAGAGAACAATGCTATTGTTCACATTTGTATTAAGGACTGGGAGCAGATGATGGAGACCAAAGAAGTGGTGCGTCAATGTTTAGAAGAAAGAGGCGTGCAGAATATCACTATTGAAGTGGACAGCAGTCAAAGTAATCATGCGCAACATAAGCGGAGGATGAGAGAGTTAGAGCAGAAGCATGGGCATCATTAG
- the nmlR gene encoding stress response transcriptional regulator NmlR, which translates to MNIKSASDLLGISADTIRYYERVGLVPPITRTATGIRDFQDQDIEALEFIKCFRSAGVSVDSLVDYMSLYQKGDETREERLGILEDEKKKLEERLSQLQTALNRLNHKIKLYKEGKF; encoded by the coding sequence ATGAATATTAAATCTGCCAGCGACTTATTAGGAATTTCAGCGGATACGATTCGGTATTATGAGCGAGTTGGTCTTGTGCCACCGATTACTCGAACCGCAACTGGAATTCGTGACTTTCAAGATCAGGATATAGAAGCACTGGAATTTATTAAGTGTTTCCGTTCGGCGGGTGTCTCTGTAGACAGTTTAGTTGACTATATGTCGCTCTACCAAAAGGGGGATGAAACGAGAGAGGAAAGGCTTGGTATTTTAGAAGACGAAAAGAAAAAATTAGAGGAGCGCTTGTCTCAGTTACAGACGGCTTTAAATCGCTTAAATCACAAAATTAAACTTTACAAGGAAGGAAAATTTTAA
- a CDS encoding zinc-binding dehydrogenase: protein MKSAVYTKAGQVGLATIERPQIIEADDAIIRIVRTCVCGSDLWSYRNPEIEEGHGNSGHEAIGIVEEVGEAITTVKPGDFVIAPFTHGCGECDACRAGYDGTCDRHIGTNWSGGVQAEYIRFHFANWALVKIPGQPSDYSEGMLKSLLTLADVMPTGYHAARVANVQKGDKVVVIGDGAVGQCAVIAAKMRGASQIILMSRHEDRQQMALESGATAVVAERGEEGIAKVREILGGGADAALECVGTEAAVDQALGVLHNGGRLGFVGVPHYNNRALGSTFAQNISVAGGAASVTTYDKQFLLKAILDGDINPGRVFTSSYKLEDIDQAYKDMDERKTIKSMIVMD from the coding sequence ATGAAATCAGCAGTATATACAAAGGCAGGCCAGGTTGGACTTGCTACAATTGAACGTCCGCAAATTATAGAAGCAGATGATGCTATTATCCGCATTGTCCGTACTTGCGTTTGCGGATCGGACCTCTGGAGTTATCGTAATCCCGAAATCGAAGAAGGGCATGGAAATAGTGGTCATGAGGCGATCGGGATTGTCGAAGAAGTCGGAGAGGCTATTACAACGGTCAAACCGGGAGATTTTGTCATTGCACCTTTCACCCATGGCTGTGGGGAGTGTGATGCCTGTCGCGCTGGCTATGATGGGACTTGTGACCGCCATATTGGCACCAATTGGTCAGGTGGTGTCCAGGCTGAGTATATCCGTTTCCACTTTGCTAATTGGGCACTGGTTAAAATCCCTGGACAGCCTTCAGATTATAGCGAAGGTATGCTAAAATCCCTATTGACTCTTGCTGATGTCATGCCGACAGGCTATCATGCGGCGCGTGTTGCTAATGTGCAAAAAGGGGACAAGGTGGTCGTTATCGGTGATGGGGCTGTTGGTCAATGTGCTGTCATCGCGGCTAAAATGCGTGGTGCATCGCAAATTATCCTGATGAGCCGTCATGAAGACCGTCAACAAATGGCCTTGGAGTCAGGGGCGACAGCTGTTGTGGCTGAACGTGGCGAAGAGGGAATTGCCAAAGTCCGTGAAATCCTTGGTGGTGGAGCAGATGCAGCCCTTGAATGTGTTGGGACTGAAGCAGCCGTAGATCAAGCCCTTGGGGTTCTTCACAATGGTGGACGTTTAGGCTTCGTTGGTGTTCCTCATTACAATAACCGTGCGCTCGGTTCTACCTTTGCTCAAAATATTTCAGTGGCAGGTGGAGCAGCCTCAGTTACTACTTATGACAAACAATTTTTGTTAAAAGCGATTCTTGATGGAGACATCAATCCAGGCCGTGTCTTTACATCAAGTTATAAATTGGAAGATATTGACCAGGCTTATAAAGATATGGATGAACGCAAGACCATTAAGTCTATGATTGTGATGGATTAA
- the galR gene encoding DNA-binding transcriptional regulator GalR: MATLKDIAQLASVSIATVSRVLNRDQSLSVTEETRHRILTVAEELGYTKHLKTGESHKPKQKIAIIQWVSEQGELDDLYYYQIRLGIEKRAQELDYDILRYFNDHPFTLSEEVIGILCIGKFSRAQIAAFEEYQKPLVFIDSDTLSLGHTCIITDFYTAVKQVVDHFLSQGMNRIGILTGLEETTDQEEIIQDKRLENFKDITQANGIYHEKLVFQGSFTAQSGYDLMKEAIHKLGEQLPPAFFAASDGLAIGALRALQEAGISLPDRVSLISFNDTSLTKQVYPPLSSITVYTEEMGRAGMDILNKEVLHGRKISSLTMLGTRLTLRESTLP; this comes from the coding sequence ATGGCTACCTTAAAAGACATTGCACAGCTAGCCTCTGTCTCTATCGCGACCGTATCTCGTGTCCTCAATCGCGACCAGAGCCTATCTGTTACAGAAGAAACCAGACACCGCATTTTAACTGTCGCTGAAGAGCTGGGCTATACTAAGCACCTCAAGACAGGCGAATCCCACAAACCCAAACAAAAGATTGCCATTATCCAATGGGTCAGCGAACAAGGGGAGTTGGACGATCTCTACTACTATCAGATTCGTCTCGGTATTGAAAAAAGAGCCCAAGAGTTGGACTATGATATCTTGCGCTATTTCAACGACCATCCTTTTACTCTGAGCGAAGAAGTGATTGGCATTCTCTGCATCGGAAAATTTAGCCGAGCACAGATTGCCGCCTTTGAAGAATACCAAAAACCTTTAGTCTTTATAGACAGTGATACCCTCTCGTTGGGACACACCTGTATTATTACTGACTTTTACACTGCTGTGAAACAAGTTGTAGACCATTTCCTCAGCCAAGGGATGAACCGTATCGGAATTCTCACAGGTCTTGAGGAAACAACCGACCAGGAAGAAATTATCCAGGATAAGCGGCTAGAAAATTTCAAAGACATTACCCAAGCAAATGGAATCTACCATGAAAAACTGGTCTTTCAAGGGAGCTTTACTGCCCAGTCTGGCTATGACTTGATGAAGGAGGCCATTCACAAGCTAGGAGAACAACTCCCACCAGCCTTTTTCGCTGCCAGCGATGGTTTAGCCATCGGTGCCCTCCGTGCCCTTCAAGAAGCAGGAATTAGCCTACCAGACCGCGTCAGCCTCATTTCTTTTAACGACACTAGCCTGACCAAGCAGGTCTATCCTCCTCTTTCAAGCATCACTGTCTATACCGAGGAAATGGGCCGAGCAGGTATGGATATTCTTAACAAGGAAGTTCTCCACGGTCGGAAAATCTCTAGCTTGACTATGTTGGGAACAAGACTGACTCTGAGAGAGAGTACGCTGCCATAA
- a CDS encoding galactokinase, with amino-acid sequence MTQHLTAEALRKDFLAVFGQEADQTFFSPGRINLIGEHTDYNGGHVFPAAISLGTYGAARKRDDQVLRFYSANFEDKGIIEVPLADLKYEKEHSWTNYPKGVLHFLQEAGHMIDKGFDFYVYGNIPNGAGLSSSASLELLTGVVAEHLFDLKLDRLDLVKIGKQTENNFIGVNSGIMDQFAIGMGADQRAIYLDTNTLEYDLVPLDLKDNVVVIMNTNKRRELADSKYNERRSECEKAVEELQAALDIQTLGQLDEWAFDQYSYLIKDENRLKRARHAVLENQRTLKAQAALQAGDLETFGRLMNASHVSLEHDYEVTGLELDTLVHTAWDQEGVLGARMTGAGFGGCAIALVQKDAVEAFKEAVGKHYEEVVGYAPSFYIAEVAGGTRVLD; translated from the coding sequence ATGACACAACATCTTACTGCTGAAGCCCTTCGCAAAGACTTTCTTGCCGTTTTTGGTCAAGAAGCAGACCAAACTTTCTTTTCACCAGGTCGTATCAATTTGATTGGTGAACACACAGACTACAACGGTGGGCACGTTTTTCCGGCGGCTATTTCTTTGGGAACCTATGGAGCGGCTCGCAAGCGTGACGACCAAGTTTTGCGTTTCTACTCAGCCAACTTTGAGGACAAGGGCATTATCGAAGTACCTCTTGCTGACCTCAAATATGAAAAAGAGCACAGCTGGACCAACTATCCAAAAGGTGTTCTTCATTTCTTGCAAGAAGCTGGGCACATGATTGATAAAGGGTTTGATTTTTATGTTTATGGGAATATCCCAAATGGTGCTGGCTTGTCTTCATCAGCATCCTTGGAACTCTTGACAGGGGTCGTGGCAGAGCATCTCTTTGATTTAAAACTAGACCGTTTGGATTTGGTTAAAATCGGAAAACAAACAGAAAACAACTTTATCGGAGTCAACTCTGGTATCATGGATCAGTTTGCTATCGGTATGGGGGCTGACCAACGTGCTATTTACCTAGATACCAACACATTAGAATATGACTTGGTGCCCCTTGATTTGAAGGACAATGTTGTTGTTATCATGAATACCAACAAACGTCGTGAATTGGCAGATTCCAAATACAATGAACGCCGTTCTGAGTGTGAAAAAGCAGTGGAAGAATTGCAAGCTGCCTTGGATATTCAGACCTTGGGTCAATTGGATGAGTGGGCTTTTGACCAATACAGCTATCTGATTAAAGACGAAAATCGTTTAAAACGTGCTCGCCATGCTGTGCTTGAAAACCAACGTACTCTTAAAGCTCAAGCAGCACTTCAAGCAGGTGATTTGGAAACATTTGGTCGCTTGATGAATGCTTCTCACGTCTCTCTAGAACATGACTATGAAGTAACTGGTTTGGAATTGGACACACTTGTTCATACAGCTTGGGATCAAGAAGGTGTTCTGGGTGCTCGTATGACAGGGGCAGGTTTTGGTGGCTGTGCCATTGCCTTGGTGCAAAAAGATGCTGTTGAGGCCTTTAAGGAAGCTGTAGGCAAGCATTACGAGGAAGTAGTTGGATACGCTCCAAGCTTCTATATCGCTGAAGTTGCAGGTGGCACTCGCGTTTTAGACTAG
- a CDS encoding HAD family hydrolase produces the protein MDAVIFDLDGLLADTEIISLKVYQELLKDFGIPFTEETYSREYSGHREEENVQRFLDTYDLPWNFEQTLEKVYELEARILAKGVNLKKGAKNLLAFLQREGIPIALATSSVESRARMILDSNGILSLFDHLVFAKDVKRSKPYPDIFLKACIDLNVLPENCLVLEDSEAGIEAAYRAGIPVICIPDLKMPAQSFLNKTEQVFQDLDAVRDYLESKKENQ, from the coding sequence ATGGACGCTGTAATATTTGATTTAGATGGCTTATTAGCTGATACTGAGATCATTTCTCTAAAAGTTTATCAAGAATTGCTTAAAGATTTTGGAATTCCTTTCACAGAAGAAACATATTCTAGAGAATACAGTGGACATAGGGAAGAGGAGAATGTTCAACGATTTTTAGATACCTATGATTTACCTTGGAACTTTGAACAAACCTTGGAAAAAGTTTATGAACTGGAAGCTCGAATATTAGCCAAAGGTGTAAATTTAAAAAAAGGTGCTAAAAATTTGCTTGCTTTTTTGCAAAGAGAAGGTATTCCAATCGCTCTAGCAACTTCAAGTGTTGAATCTAGAGCTAGAATGATTTTGGATAGTAATGGTATACTGTCCTTATTTGACCATCTAGTTTTTGCAAAAGATGTAAAGCGAAGCAAACCTTACCCTGATATATTTTTAAAGGCCTGTATTGATTTGAATGTTTTACCAGAGAATTGCTTAGTACTAGAGGATAGTGAAGCAGGGATTGAAGCAGCGTATAGAGCTGGGATACCAGTTATTTGTATTCCAGACTTAAAAATGCCAGCACAGTCTTTCTTAAATAAAACAGAACAAGTTTTTCAGGATTTAGATGCTGTCAGAGACTATTTAGAAAGTAAGAAGGAGAATCAATGA
- a CDS encoding UDP-glucose--hexose-1-phosphate uridylyltransferase: MSQGILDAFITEVIAGSSFEEMDRIYLTNRVLARVGEGVLEVETDLDELIDLKDQLVEEAVRLETIEDSQTACEILGAELMDLVTPCPSQVNRDFWKTYAQSPEQAIADFYQLSQKNDYIKLKAIAKNIAYRVPSDYGELEITINLSKPEKDPKEIAAAKLVKSSNYPQCQLCMENEGYHGRVNHPARTNHRIIRFDISGQEWGFQYSPYAYFNEHCIFLDGQHRPMAISRQSFERLLAIVEQFPGYFAGSNADLPIVGGSILTHDHYQGGRHVFPMELAPLQKAFRFAGFEQVKAGIVKWPMSVLRLTSDSKEDLSNLADKILQEWRQYSDPEVQILAETDGTPHHTITPIARKRDGQFELDLVLRDNQTSPEHPDGIYHPHKNVQHIKKENIGLIEVMGLAILPPRLKAEVEQVASYLVGDDEAVASYHQEWADQIKDQHPDLADKEKALEIVKDSVGAIFARVLEDAGVYKQTEQGQVAFMRFVEQVGILPN; the protein is encoded by the coding sequence ATGAGTCAGGGAATTCTAGATGCATTTATCACGGAAGTCATTGCTGGAAGTTCATTTGAGGAAATGGATCGAATCTACCTGACCAATCGTGTTTTGGCGCGAGTGGGTGAAGGTGTTTTGGAAGTTGAGACTGATCTAGATGAGTTGATTGACCTCAAGGACCAGCTGGTCGAAGAAGCGGTTCGATTAGAGACGATTGAGGATAGTCAGACTGCGTGTGAAATCCTCGGTGCTGAACTGATGGACTTGGTAACCCCTTGTCCAAGTCAAGTCAATCGTGACTTCTGGAAAACCTATGCCCAGTCACCAGAGCAGGCAATTGCAGATTTTTACCAACTTAGCCAGAAAAACGACTACATCAAACTCAAGGCCATTGCTAAGAATATTGCTTATCGTGTACCGTCTGACTACGGTGAACTGGAGATTACCATCAATCTCTCTAAGCCTGAAAAGGATCCAAAGGAGATTGCGGCAGCCAAGTTAGTCAAGTCTAGTAACTATCCTCAATGTCAGCTCTGTATGGAAAATGAAGGCTACCATGGTCGTGTCAACCATCCAGCTAGAACTAACCATCGTATTATACGTTTTGATATTTCTGGGCAGGAGTGGGGCTTCCAGTATTCGCCCTATGCATACTTTAATGAGCACTGTATCTTCTTAGATGGTCAGCATCGACCTATGGCGATTAGTCGTCAGAGTTTTGAGCGTCTGCTGGCGATCGTAGAGCAATTTCCGGGATATTTTGCGGGTTCGAATGCGGACCTGCCAATCGTTGGTGGTTCTATCCTAACCCATGACCACTATCAGGGAGGACGTCACGTGTTTCCTATGGAATTAGCTCCCTTGCAAAAGGCTTTCCGATTTGCTGGTTTTGAGCAGGTCAAGGCTGGAATTGTCAAGTGGCCTATGTCAGTGCTACGTTTGACTTCGGATTCCAAAGAGGACTTGAGCAACTTGGCTGACAAGATTTTGCAGGAATGGCGGCAATATTCAGACCCTGAAGTACAGATTTTGGCAGAGACAGACGGGACACCGCATCACACCATTACACCCATTGCCCGTAAACGCGATGGACAGTTTGAGTTGGACTTGGTCTTGCGAGACAATCAGACATCGCCAGAGCATCCTGATGGCATCTATCATCCCCACAAGAATGTCCAACATATCAAGAAGGAAAATATCGGCTTGATTGAGGTCATGGGCTTGGCTATTTTGCCACCACGTCTGAAAGCAGAAGTGGAGCAAGTTGCCAGCTATCTTGTAGGCGATGATGAAGCAGTTGCCTCTTATCATCAGGAATGGGCAGACCAGATCAAAGATCAACATCCGGACCTAGCGGATAAAGAAAAAGCCCTTGAAATCGTTAAGGACTCTGTGGGCGCTATTTTTGCGCGTGTTTTGGAGGACGCAGGGGTTTACAAGCAGACGGAACAAGGACAGGTAGCCTTTATGCGCTTTGTAGAACAGGTAGGAATTTTGCCAAACTAG
- a CDS encoding PaaI family thioesterase: MKDFHFDAISAFENYEIEKMRDGHVVVTTKVVDSSLNYYGNAHGGYLFTLCDQISGLVVISLGLDGVTLQSSINYLKAGKLDDVLTIKGECVHQGRTTCVVDVDITNQEGRNVCKATFTMFVTGQRSEERQVRI, encoded by the coding sequence ATGAAAGATTTTCATTTTGACGCTATATCTGCCTTTGAAAATTACGAAATAGAAAAAATGAGAGACGGTCACGTTGTGGTGACGACAAAAGTAGTGGACTCGTCGCTCAACTACTATGGCAATGCCCATGGTGGCTATCTCTTTACCCTTTGTGACCAGATCAGTGGTTTGGTGGTTATCTCGCTAGGGCTTGATGGAGTGACGCTCCAGTCCTCTATCAACTACCTCAAAGCAGGAAAACTCGACGATGTGCTGACCATTAAAGGAGAATGTGTCCATCAAGGTCGCACAACCTGTGTCGTGGATGTCGATATCACCAATCAAGAAGGCAGAAATGTCTGCAAAGCCACCTTTACCATGTTTGTCACAGGCCAGCGGTCAGAAGAAAGACAGGTAAGGATATAA
- a CDS encoding nucleobase:cation symporter-2 family protein — MQKQEKHSQAAVLGLQHLLAMYSGSILVPIMIATALGYSAEQLTYLISTDIFMCGVATFLQLQLNKYFGIGLPVVLGVAFQSVAPLIMIGQSHGSGAMFGALIASGIYVVLISGIFSKVANLFPSIVTGSVITTIGLTLIPVAIGNMGNNVPEPTGQSLLLAAITVLIILLINIFTKGFIKSISILIGLVVGTAIAATMGLVDFSPVAAAPLVHVPTPLYFGVPTFEISSIVMMCIIATVSMVESTGVYLALSDITNDPIDSTRLRNGYRAEGLAVLLGGIFNTFPYTGFSQNVGLVKLSGIKTRLPIYYAAGFLVLLGLLPKFGALAQIIPSPVLGGAMLVMFGFVSLQGMQILARVDFANNEHNFLIAAVSIAAGVGLNNSNLFVSMPTAFQMFFSNGIVVASLLAIVLNAVLNRKKK, encoded by the coding sequence ATGCAAAAACAAGAAAAACATTCGCAAGCAGCCGTTCTTGGCTTGCAGCACTTACTAGCCATGTACTCAGGTTCTATCCTGGTTCCCATCATGATTGCGACAGCCCTTGGCTATTCAGCTGAGCAGTTGACCTATCTAATCTCCACAGATATCTTCATGTGTGGGGTGGCCACTTTCCTTCAACTCCAACTCAACAAATACTTCGGAATTGGACTACCAGTCGTTCTCGGAGTTGCCTTCCAGTCCGTCGCTCCTTTAATTATGATTGGGCAAAGCCATGGTAGTGGTGCTATGTTTGGTGCCCTTATCGCATCAGGAATTTATGTGGTTCTGATTTCAGGTATTTTCTCAAAAGTGGCCAATCTCTTCCCATCTATCGTAACAGGTTCTGTTATTACCACGATTGGTTTAACCTTGATTCCTGTCGCTATTGGAAATATGGGAAATAATGTCCCAGAGCCAACTGGTCAAAGTCTTTTGCTTGCTGCTATTACTGTTCTGATCATCCTCTTGATTAACATCTTTACCAAAGGATTTATCAAGTCTATCTCTATTTTGATTGGTCTAGTTGTCGGAACCGCCATTGCTGCTACCATGGGCTTGGTTGACTTCTCTCCTGTGGCTGCAGCACCGCTTGTCCATGTTCCAACTCCCCTCTACTTTGGGGTGCCAACCTTTGAAATCTCATCCATCGTCATGATGTGTATCATTGCAACGGTTTCTATGGTTGAGTCCACTGGTGTTTATCTGGCCTTGTCTGATATTACTAATGACCCAATCGACAGCACGCGCCTGCGTAACGGTTACCGTGCAGAAGGTTTAGCCGTACTTCTCGGAGGAATCTTTAACACCTTCCCTTACACCGGATTTTCACAAAACGTTGGCTTGGTCAAATTGTCTGGTATCAAGACCCGTCTGCCAATCTACTACGCAGCTGGTTTCCTAGTCCTCCTTGGACTCCTACCTAAGTTTGGAGCCCTCGCCCAAATCATTCCGAGCCCTGTTCTTGGAGGGGCCATGCTGGTGATGTTTGGTTTTGTTTCCCTTCAAGGGATGCAAATCCTCGCTCGCGTTGATTTTGCTAACAATGAACACAACTTCCTTATCGCAGCTGTCTCCATCGCTGCAGGTGTCGGACTCAACAATAGCAATCTCTTTGTCAGCATGCCGACAGCCTTCCAAATGTTCTTCTCAAACGGAATTGTCGTAGCAAGCCTACTCGCAATTGTACTCAATGCTGTATTAAATCGGAAAAAGAAATAA